Proteins found in one Neurospora crassa OR74A linkage group II, whole genome shotgun sequence genomic segment:
- a CDS encoding ribosome biogenesis protein BRX1: MAAVYKSLSKSAKKVEDTENDNNTTTTNGGFRKNKQRVLILSSRGVTYRHRHLLNDLAAMLPHGRKDVKFDSKSKLYQLNELAELYNCNNVMFFEARKGKDLYMWFSKVPNGPTVKFHAQNLHTMEELHFTGNCLKGSRPLLSFDLAFEQEPHYRVIKEVFLQMFGVPQGARKSKPFIDHVMSFSIADGKIWVRNYEIREVEKAKGEKDSEGNDIVPESDKSSSKKRKGAPNAELKDTDVSLVEIGPRFVLTPIIIQEGAFGGPIIYENKRFISPNQVRSELRKAKATRHNTRVEQVKERLGKLETLTAQAKKEKDVLDTRELFA, encoded by the exons atggcCGCCGTTTACAAGTCGCTCTCGAAGAGCgccaagaaggtcgaggaCACGgagaacgacaacaacaccaccaccaccaatggCGGCTTTCGGAAGAACAAGCAGAGAGTTCTGATTCTCTCGTCCAGAGGCGTTACCTACAG ACACAGACATCTCCTCAACGATCTCGCAGCGATGCTCCCCCACGGCCGCAAAGACGTCAAGTTCGATTCCAAGTCCAAGCTGTACCAACTGAACGAGCTTGCCGAGCTCTACAACTGCAACAACGTCATGTTCTTCGAGGCGCGCAAGGGCAAGGATCTGTACATGTGGTTTAGCAAGGTTCCTAACGGCCCTACGGTCAAGTTCCACGCCCAAAACT TGCACACCATGGAAGAGCTTCACTTCACGGGTAACTGCCTCAAGGGCTCGAGGCCACTCCTCTCCTTCGACCTCGCCTTCGAGCAAGAGCCGCACTACCGCGTCATCAAGGAGGTGTTTCTGCAAATGTTTGGCGTCCCCCAGGGCGCGCGCAAGTCAAAACCGTTTATCGACCACGTCATGAGCTTCAGCATTGCCGACGGCAAGATCTGGGTACGCAACTACGAGATCCGAGAAgtggagaaggccaagggcgAGAAGGACAGCGAAGGAAACGACATTGTCCCCGAGAGCGACAAGTCATCAtcgaaaaagagaaagggcGCGCCCAACGCGGAGCTCAAGGACACAGACGTCAGTCTGGTTGAGATCGGACCTCGGTTCGTCCTAACGCCCATCATCATACAGGAGGGCGCGTTCGGCGGCCCCATTATTTACGAGAACAAGCGCTTTATCTCCCCCAACCAGGTGCGCTCGGAGCTGCGCAAGGCCAAGGCGACCAGGCACAACACCAGGGTGGAGCAGGTCAAGGAGAGGCTCGGCAAGCTCGAGACCCTCACGGCCcaggcgaagaaggagaaggatgtcTTGGATACCCGGGAGCTCTTTGCTTag
- the cdp-3 gene encoding chromodomain protein-3 produces MFKDVGRRVSKDSTHSTPAVEDEDDNISLASTASVQHDPDEEFEVEDILLEELDDDGKQVYLVKWERYPLEQCTWEPEDNLGDELIEMWREKQLRQEAGEEEPFDVREFRAAVNRAKKAKTDRHRRRNAKRRKLGLPLTEPFDSSSSESDLDIVKAESSDESSDEALEQEEPVSKDDREACSAQERGTRPQLEPKPKQKIFKGIAQPVPKSAKTAATTRESTLLEPKPKASSKSSSKAPNRPSPPQPSSSKPRPERTFVLTTGYQGTARKPVDKARPSTPNGLTRPLPQSTRAAPPIASRPTSAGVRKPLTAKRTAVKKMVSVNIFSAGKVRKPRQKLEKAMSDPTKDPKQFKMLSQRRWAEKKSRDTEDRPPDLSTANIQLFNIRQIPTQRKTSLSTTTSSSTPVLAPGGQVTRTHVEIEAENTAGLELSSDEPTPVNSQELSIRPRDPPRRKSALTKSKPDGGLPKERKSVRFVPGHDETTIPQEREQMDVDGMFAEPVNTTPTTPTNSTAHKRIPSPDPPPATASAGESDDGVRRGNLNKRLLIAEIPPFEVTFHDVPRDTHQLWAVHFGNQKSLEIRLSCFAETAVAKLKPPLFQKCLAKGPITSENKEGIEKLAQQLKARLLGLYYSGRHYNLLIYPAKCEQWQTELFGQEVATSLTAALCYTIFSSDIDCGTMLPPLSLPLHWPETNRKAVPTRTWLMRRLYNFDYNQLLPRKPEIPQIHKFFLAFPESGTGKATRSVVFQWLRSSNPACHIYISSQPGSWDAFRASVAESSGVVIIHETLMWSLRRFPKLSEYLVKKYDEYWCFTEPTEAYPLYPSISLPESVPPGISQLTRILPFGTAILLTPSFLVSEPEHAREFLDWFLSRQSSSTFYYSLVTASNIHEYLQDLALECIDSRERWWNAGPSLGMTPIETQFEINLRGHSLDECESRLQAGIIASELHRIRTRKLDSSGGMEEDHSPLIYADPSIDPNDEQSLVNWFGWWSTLRADQFRKFHVVGSCTSIGYPNTKKGIRTVRIPKYLKTTINDPDAVAEVVQDEASQNLQVPAHELPPSKPPSAARSLELTGPFRSDIPGLSNDRGASLQTFLFSNFADPIPGSKMRFYGFPVTWADPEMARSYGDLGLRPNKKIDEWFSYVFSFGRHLHTYMGLFYTISEEWDPQKPPQNPNPRWHPWLAIYRPVNADIFPYRRCEVIIWDPLARNRFPGSQAPLESELTYMQRRVIQYVREHCGNKNKGTYLDQVWLGGFNCPSECESPYPLDMTLKFARTVMQDIREHLPPEEQRLPEKGFRKVLKEHPPALDTMNGGGLDSDDDVLMDVDSNAGWEDEDEDVRIIFHPPRGTKLSPGSRSKCTNRLYEEARLARARSSSDHMEFKFVPTLKWYEDQVAEGRGFEHINIQSWQDIFNIFQVGKAKGSKVTTAAIVAKAPVTRGDREGDVQMTG; encoded by the coding sequence ATGTTTAAAGATGTGGGCCGGAGAGTGTCGAAAGACTCGACTCACTCGACCCCTGCCgtcgaagatgaggatgacaACATATCTCTAGCTTCAACAGCGTCCGTGCAACACGACCCAGATGAGGAATTCGAGGTCGAGGATATCCTCCTCGAGGAACTAGACGATGATGGCAAACAAGTCTATCTAGTTAAGTGGGAACGCTACCCGCTAGAACAATGCACTTGGGAGCCCGAGGACAACCTGGGTGACGAACTTATAGAGATGTGGAGGGAGAAGCAACTGAGGCAGGAGGCCGGAGAGGAAGAGCCATTTGATGTGCGAGAGTTCCGTGCAGCCGTCAACAGGGCTAAAAAGGCGAAGACCGACCGTCATCGCCGTCGCAACGCGAAGCGGCGGAAACTGGGTCTTCCGCTGACCGAGCCCTTCGATAGCTCAAGCTCGGAATCAGACCTAGACATTGTCAAGGCCGAGTCCTCTGATGAATCCAGTGATGAAGCTTTGGAGCAAGAAGAACCCGTCTCCAAGGACGATCGGGAAGCATGCTCGGCTCAAGAGCGCGGTACACGCCCGCAATTAGAGCCAAAGCCCAAGCAAAAGATATTCAAAGGCATCGCTCAGCCTGTACCCAAATCGGCCAAGACTGCCGCCACTACACGAGAATCGACCCTTCTCGAGCCCAAACCTAAAGCCTCGTCAAAATCCAGTTCCAAAGCCCCTAACAGGCCTTCCCCGCCGCAACCGTCGTCCTCCAAGCCTCGACCTGAGCGGACTTTCGTATTGACAACTGGCTACCAAGGAACTGCGAGAAAGCCTGTGGATAAAGCACGACCTAGTACTCCAAACGGGTTGACTAGGCCACTGCCCCAATCAACCCGTGCCGCTCCTCCAATTGCGTCTCGACCTACGTCTGCTGGCGTCCGAAAGCCTCTGACTGCCAAAAGAACGGCCGTTAAGAAGATGGTCAGCGTCAACATCTTTTCAGCAGGCAAAGTTAGAAAACCCCGACAGAAGTTGGAGAAGGCTATGTCAGACCCAACCAAAGATCCAAAGCAGTTTAAAATGCTTAGTCAACGCCGGTGGGCTGAGAAGAAGAGTAGGGATACAGAGGATCGTCCTCCCGATCTATCGACAGCAAATATTCAACTCTTCAACATCAGACAGATCCCAACCCAAAGAAAAACCTCACTAAGCACAACCACATCATCAAGCACGCCTGTTCTGGCCCCAGGTGGTCAAGTGACTAGGACACATGTCGAAATAGAAGCCGAGAACACAGCCGGGCTTGAGCTCAGCTCGGACGAACCGACACCCGTGAACAGCCAGGAACTGTCTATTCGACCCAGAGATCCGCCCAGAAGGAAATCTGCTTTGACAAAATCAAAACCCGATGGAGGACTACCTAAGGAGCGCAAATCCGTCCGCTTCGTGCCTGGCCATGATGAGACCACAATTCCTCAGGAACGGGAACAGATGGATGTTGATGGGATGTTTGCCGAGCCTGTTAATACAACGCCAACTACGCCCACAAATTCGACGGCTCACAAGCGCATACCTAGTCCAGATCCGCCGCCTGCTACTGCTTCTGCCGGCGAGTCCGATGATGGGGTGCGAAGGGGAAATCTGAATAAAAGACTGCTGATCGCCGAGATCCCCCCTTTTGAGGTCACATTTCACGATGTGCCGCGAGATACCCATCAGTTGTGGGCTGTACATTTCGGCAACCAAAAGTCGCTAGAGATTCGGCTAAGTTGCTTCGCTGAAACAGCAGTGGCAAAATTGAAGCCTCCCTTGTTCCAAAAGTGCCTGGCCAAAGGGCCTATAACGTCCGAGAACAAAGAAGGTATAGAGAAGCTTGCACAGCAGCTTAAGGCGCGACTGCTCGGTCTTTACTACTCGGGTCGGCATTACAACCTTCTCATTTATCCCGCCAAATGTGAGCAGTGGCAAACTGAATTGTTTGGCCAGGAGGTAGCAACTAGCTTGACTGCAGCGCTCtgttatactatattctcATCAGATATTGACTGTGGAACTATGCTCCCACCGCTCAGTCTTCCGCTACATTGGCCAGAAACGAATAGGAAGGCAGTGCCCACCAGGACGTGGCTGATGAGGAGACTGTACAATTTCGATTACAATCAGCTATTACCACGAAAGCCGGAGATTCCACAGATTCACAAGTTCTTTCTCGCTTTCCCCGAGTCAGGAACTGGAAAAGCTACCCGGTCAGTCGTCTTTCAATGGCTGCGCTCTTCCAATCCCGCCTGTCACATATACATCTCTAGTCAACCAGGCTCTTGGGATGCATTCAGAGCCAGCGTAGCCGAGTCATCTGGTGTTGTCATCATCCACGAAACGTTGATGTGGAGTCTTCGCCGGTTTCCAAAGCTTTCCGAGTACCTGGTCAAGAAATACGACGAGTATTGGTGCTTTACGGAGCCAACCGAAGCATACCCCTTATATCCGTCAATTTCCTTGCCGGAAAGCGTCCCTCCGGGGATTAGTCAACTGACACGGATATTGCCATTCGGAACAGCAATCCTGCTCACACCCAGCTTTCTGGTATCCGAGCCTGAACACGCTCGTGAGTTTCTTGATTGGTTTCTCAGCCGCCAATCGAGTTCCACCTTTTACTATAGTCTGGTGACGGCCTCCAACATCCATGAATACCTTCAAGATTTGGCATTAGAATGCATCGATTCGCGCGAGAGGTGGTGGAACGCGGGACCGAGCCTTGGGATGACTCCTATTGAAACCCAGTTCGAGATCAACTTGCGAGGACATAGCCTTGATGAATGTGAATCTAGGCTTCAAGCCGGCATCATTGCTTCTGAACTTCACAGAATACGCACCAGAAAGCTCGACTCCTCCGGTGGAATGGAGGAGGACCACAGCCCGCTCATCTATGCGGATCCGTCCATCGACCCAAATGACGAGCAAAGCCTAGTAAACTGGTTCGGCTGGTGGTCAACCCTGCGGGCTGATCAGTTCCGAAAGTTCCATGTTGTTGGATCGTGTACCAGTATTGGTTATCCAAACACCAAGAAGGGAATTCGGACGGTCCGCATTCCTAAATATCTTAAAACAACAATCAATGACCCAGACGCGGTAGCAGAGGTTGTGCAGGACGAAGCATCGCAAAATCTCCAGGTACCAGCACACGAACTGCCTCCCAGCAAGCCACCAAGTGCGGCGCGTAGTTTGGAGTTGACTGGCCCCTTCAGAAGTGATATACCGGGCTTAAGCAATGACCGTGGAGCAAGTCTCCAAACTTTCCTCTTCAGTAACTTTGCTGATCCCATTCCGGGGTCCAAAATGCGGTTTTACGGATTCCCTGTGACGTGGGCTGATCCGGAGATGGCGAGATCCTACGGCGATTTGGGTCTTAGGCCCAACAAGAAGATCGACGAGTGGTTCAGTTATGTATTCTCATTCGGCAGACACTTACACACTTACATGGGCCTGTTTTATACCATCTCCGAGGAGTGGGATCCCCAGAAGCCTCCACAAAACCCGAATCCTAGGTGGCATCCTTGGCTTGCAATTTACAGGCCTGTCAACGCCGATATCTTCCCCTACCGACGGTGCGAAGTTATCATATGGGACCCTCTTGCAAGGAATCGGTTTCCAGGCTCACAGGCACCGTTAGAAAGCGAGCTCACTTATATGCAACGGCGTGTCATTCAGTATGTCCGTGAGCACTGCggaaataagaataagggtACGTACCTCGACCAGGTTTGGCTCGGCGGGTTCAACTGCCCCAGTGAATGCGAATCTCCTTATCCGCTCGACATGACGTTGAAATTCGCCAGAACAGTGATGCAAGATATTAGAGAACATCTTCCACCAGAGGAGCAGCGGTTGCCGGAAAAGGGCTTCAGGAAAGTTTTAAAGGAGCACCCGCCGGCGCTAGATACGATGAATGGCGGAGGTCTAgatagcgacgacgacgttcTCATGGATGTCGATAGCAACGCTGGCtgggaagacgaagacgaagatgtgCGCATCATCTTCCATCCACCTCGAGGCACCAAGCTCTCCCCTGGTTCCCGCTCAAAGTGCACCAACAGGCTCTACGAGGAGGCACGTCTCGCCAGGGCCAGGTCCTCTTCGGACCATATGGAGTTCAAGTTCGTCCCAACGCTCAAGTGGTACGAGGATCAGGTTGCGGAGGGGCGTGGCTTTGAACACATTAACATCCAGTCGTGGCAAGACATCTTCAACATCTTCCAAGTAGGAAAGGCGAAGGGTAGCAAGGTGACGACAGCGGCGATCGTGGCGAAGGCTCCGGTGACGCGTGGAGACAGAGAAGGAGATGTTCAGATGACCGGCTAA
- a CDS encoding ThiJ/PfpI family protein, translated as MRLSTLTTILTLLHLHLTTAAILPHHKSNLELLKSLPKPNPKKPTNPFPTPANNTNSNSTTYPTPKTYALLLFPTFEILDAYGPIEILQFVGHFHPIRLLIFSLQAPYSSGLAPVLTTPSLASSPINNPLNSSFYPTFNPTHPIPTTDQQWEEMREVLESVDVLMVPGGEGVYSPDLEGKGRELDFLRRMVGEFGIGGTKGGKDKYLVTVCIGAAVAARAGVLDGRRATTNKMVWGEVTALGEKVKWVSPARWVVDGNIWTSSGVTAGLDLTFEFVRQMYPDGVDMANLIAGAIEHEPVMDWRYDPFAERFGVPPQN; from the exons ATGCGCCTCTCGACCCTTACCAccatcctcaccctcctccacctccacctcaccaccgccgccatcctCCCCCACCACAAATCCAACCTCGAACTCCTCAAATCCCTACCCAAACCCAACCCAAAGAAGCCCACCAACCCCTTCCCAACCcccgccaacaacaccaacagcaactCAACCACCTACCCAACCCCCAAAACCTACGCCCTCCTGCTCTTCCCCACCTTCGAGATCCTCGACGCCTACGGACCCATCGAAATCCTTCAATTCGTCGGCCACTTCCACCCCATACGTCTCCTCATCTTTTCCCTCCAAGCCCCATACTCCTCCGGTCTCGCACCCGTCCTCACTACCCCGAGTCTAGCATCGTCGCCCATCAACAACCCTCTGAACAGCAGTTTCTACCCAACCTTCAACCCCACCCATCCGATCCCCACCACAGACCAGCAGTGGGAAGAGATGCGCGAGGTGCTGGAGAGCGTGGATGTCTTGATGGTACCCGGCGGCGAGGGGGTGTACAGTCCTGatttggaaggaaaaggtcGGGAGCTGGACTttttgaggaggatggtgggGGAGTTTGGGATTGGAGGCACAAAGGGGGGGAAGGATAAGTACTTGGTGACGGTGTGTATTGGTGCtgcggtggcggcgagggCGGGCGTGCTGGATGGGCGGAGGGCGACTACGAATAAGATGGTTTGGGGTGAGGTGACGGCTTTGGGAGAGAAGGTTAAGTG GGTCTCGCCGGCTCGATGGGTGGTTGATGGTAACATCTGGACTTCGTCAGGAGTCACGGCGGGCTTGGACTTGACCTTCGAGTTCGTCAGGCAGATGTACCCGGACGGAGTGGACATGGCAAATTTGATTGCTGGGGCGATAGAACATGAGCCGGTGATGGATTGGAGATATGATCCGTTTGCTGAACGGTTTGGTGTTCCGCCGCAGAATTAG
- a CDS encoding GTP-binding protein ypt3 translates to MANDEYDFLFKVVLIGDSGVGKSNLLSRFTRNEFNLDSKSTIGVEFATRSIQVDSKTIKAQIWDTAGQERYRAITSAYYRGAVGALLVYDISKGVTFENVNRWLKELRDHADQNIVIMLVGNKSDLRHLRAVPTEDAKKFAEENHLSFIETSALDATNVELAFQNILTEIYKIVSTKNFDNGPSGSNEGHQNLSGQSISLSQTANDPQAKSGCC, encoded by the exons ATGGCCAACGACGAGTACGAT TTTCTCTTCAAAG TGGTCCTCATCGGAGACTCGGGCGTCGGAAAGTCCAACCTTCTCAGTCGATTCACCCGTAACGAGTTCAACCTCGACTCCAAGTCCACCATCGGCGTCGAGTTTGCTACCAGATCCATTCAGGTCGACTCCAAGACAATCAAGGCACAGATTTGGGATACTGCTGGCCAGGAACGTTATCGCGCCATCACCTCTGCCTACTACCGCGGTGCTGTCGGCGCCCTCCTCGTCTACGATATCAGCAAGGGCGTGACGTTTGAGAACGTGAACCGATGGCTGAAGGAACTGCGCGACCATGCCGACCAGAACATTGTCATCATGCTCGTGGGTAACAAGAGCGATTTGCGGCATCTGAGAGCCGTACCCACGGAGGACGCCAAGAAGTTTGCCG AGGAAAACCACCTATCCTTTATCGAGACTTCGGCTCTCGACGCCACAAACGTCGAGCTTGCGTTCCAAAACATTTTGACTG AAATCTACAAGATCGTGTCGACCAAGAACTTCGACAACGGCCCCAGCGGGTCCAACGAGGGCCACCAAAACCTGTCTGGCCAGAGCATCTCGCTCAGTCAGACCGCGAACGACCCCCAGGCGAAGTCTGGCTGCTGTTAG
- the hda-1 gene encoding histone deacetylase hda1: MVDNDNDIVMDGQDTHPATIDVSATSNGITKTEPNGHDQSAPANDEKEEKLDDEKDPFIYPARLKRRGLLPTGCCYDDRMKLHANADFGPNPHHPEDPSRIEHIMRIFKKEGLVFTGDDEDLKKVIRTDPRRYMWRIPARHATKEEICIVHHPEHFRWVEDLSRKPTSELRRLSTIMDQGRDSLYVGSMTFEAALISAGGAIETCKSVVVGNVKNAFAVIRPPGHHAEFDAPMGFCLFNNVPIAAKICQTEYPEICRKILILDWDVHHGNGIQNMFYDDPNILYISLHVYMNGSFYPGKPDNPMTPDGSIENCGAGPGLGKNVNIGWHDQGMGDGEYMAAFQKIVMPIAHEFDPDLVIISAGFDAADGDELGACFVSPACYAHMTHMLMSLANGKVAVCLEGGYNLAAISKSALAVARTLMGEPPPKMDLPKINKEAARVLAKVQAYQAPYWECMRPGIVDVQEMQSQGGQRLHDVVRSAQRFNLSEKFGMFPLYIQRDVLFKSFENQVLVTRNASEARKLLVVIHDPPELHAQPDPLDNSLQPHDSWITDSIPQYIQWAINRKIGVIDINIPQYITHPEDTESLAPKVDERTQQAQIQELMCYIWDNYLQLYDNVDDIFLMGVGNAYLGVKLLLINRDVKSRISGVVNFVNGNLRPVKSDVDTDLSSWYKDNSRVYVSADHACWADADLSRKVMKRRFGSVIRSNVSGLGRMMNEHFKDVQDWMVDRMVPEEEKLGDEMVEDA, encoded by the exons ATGGTCGACAACGACAATGATATCGTGATGGACGGCCAAGACACTCATCCTGCCACAATTGACGTGTCGGCAACAAGTAATGGCATCACCAAAACAGAACCGAATGGTCATGATCAGTCCGCGCCAGCCAacgacgagaaggaggaaaaactGGACGACGAGAAAGATCCCTTCATCTATCCGGCTCGCCTAAAGCGAAGAGGTCTCCTTCCGACAGGATGCTGTTACGACGATCGTATGAAACTTCACGCAAATGCCGACTTTGGTCCAAATCCCCACCATCCCGAAGACCCGTCTCGTATCGAGCATATCATGAGGATATTCAAGAAGGAAGGCCTTGTGTTCACTGGCGACGATGAGGATCTCAAGAAGGTCATCCGCACCGACCCGAGGAGGTACATGTGGCGCATTCCGGCCCGACACGCAACCAAGGAGGAGATCTGCATCGTCCACCACCCTGAGCATTTCCGATGGGTGGAAGATCTGTCACGGAAACCGACATCGGAGCTCCGGCGCCTCTCGACCATTATGGATCAAGGGAGAGACTCCCTGTACGTCGGCAGTATGACATTCGAGGCAGCACTGATCTCAGCTGGAGGTGCTATTGAGACCTGCAAgagtgttgttgtcggtaaTGTCAAGAATGCTTTCGCTGTGATCCGTCCGCCAGGCCATCATGCCGAGTTCGACGCCCCGATGGGCTTCTGTCTCTTCAACAACGTCCCAATAGCAGCCAAGATCTGCCAGACCGAATACCCCGAGATTTGCCGCAAGATACTTATTTTGGACTGGGACGTTCACCATGGCAATGGCATCCAGAACATGTTCTACGACGACCCGAATATCCTGTATATCTCGCTACACGTCTATATGAACGGCTCGTTCTACCCTGGAAAACCGGATAACCCGATGACGCCAGATGGCAGTATTGAGAACTGTGGAGCAGGGCCAGGCTTGGGAAAGAACGTCAACATTGGCTGGCATGACCAAGGAATGGGTGACGGCGAGTACATGGCAGCTTTCCAAAAGATTGTCATGCCGATTGCCCACGAGTTTGATCCCGACCTCGTCATTATCTCCGCCGGATTCGACGCTGCGGACGGCGACGAGCTGGGTGCTTGCTTTGTATCGCCAGCTTGCTACGCTCACATGACACATATGCTCATGTCTTTGGCCAACGGTAAGGTGGCGGTCTGTCTAGAAGGCGGTTACAACCTTGCGGCCATTTCCAAGTCAGCCTTGGCCGTAGCCCGTACGCTCATGGGCGAACCACCCCCAAAGATGGATCTCCCCAAAATCAACAAAGAGGCTGCTCGAGTTCTGGCAAAGGTGCAGGCGTACCAAGCACCGTACTGGGAATGCATGCGACCAGGCATTGTAGATGTCCAGGAGATGCAGAGTCAAGGTGGCCAAAGGTTACATGATGTTGTCCGCTCAGCTCAGCGCTTCAACCTTTCGGAGAAGTTTGGCATGTTCCCGCTGTATATCCAGCGTGACGTGCTGTTCAAGTCCTTTGAGAATCAGGTGTTGGTTACACGGAACGCAAGTGAAGCCCGCAAGCTTCTTGTAGTTATCCATGACCC ACCAGAACTGCATGCCCAGCCAGATCCCCTTGACAACAGTCTCCAGCCACACGACTCCTGGATT ACGGACAGCATCCCGCAGTACATCCAGTGGGCCATCAACAGGAAGATTGGCGTTATCGATATCAACATTCCTCAATACATTACACATCCAGAG GACACGGAGTCATTGGCCCCCAAGGTCGACGAGCGAACGCAACAAGCACAGATCCAGGAGCTCATGTGCTACATATGGGATAACTACCTTCAACTCTACGACAATGTGGACGACATCTTCCTCATGGGTGTCGGCAACGCTTACCTTGGAGTCAAGCTCCTGCTCATTAACAGAG ACGTGAAGTCGCGAATCTCGGGAGTCGTCAATTTTGTTAACGGCAACCTCCGTCCTGTGAAATCGGACGTCGACACGGATCTTTCATCGTGGTACAAGGATAACTCTCGGGTCTATGTGTCGGCGGACCATGCATGTTGGGCGGATGCCGACTTGAGCCGGAAGGTTATGAAGCGCCGGTTCGGTTCGGTCATTCGCAGCAACGTGAGCGGGTTGGGTCGCATGATGAATGAGCACTTTAAGGACGTTCAGGATTGGATGGTGGATAGGATGGtaccggaggaggagaaactGGGGGATGAGATGGTGGAGGACGCGTGA